Proteins found in one Pseudorasbora parva isolate DD20220531a chromosome 11, ASM2467924v1, whole genome shotgun sequence genomic segment:
- the mtnr1ab gene encoding melatonin receptor type 1A-A, translated as MKINGSRLMNSSSLSPYEITLNRPPWVATTLGSFLIFTIVVDILGNLLVIFSVCRNKKLRNAGNIFVVSLAVADLVVAVYPYPLVLVSIFHNGWNLGFVHCQISGFLMGLSVIGSIFNITGIAINRYCYICHSLKYDKLYSDKNSLCYVLLIWILTVVAIVPNFYVGSLQYDPRVYSCTFVQSASSAYTIAVVFFHFILPIMIVSYCYLRIWILVIQVRRRVKPEFRPKLTPHDIRNFVTMFVVFVLFAVCWAPLNFIGLAVAIDPGRVAPLIPEWFFVSSYFMAYFNSCLNAIVYGLLNQNFRREYKKIIISLCTARMFFPESSNDAAERGKSKPSPLMTNNNRVKVDSV; from the exons ATGAAAATAAATGGCAGCCGGTTGATGAACAGTTCTTCATTAAGCCCTTACGAGATCACGCTGAATCGCCCACCCTGGGTCGCCACAACTTTGGGCAGCTTTCTGATCTTCACTATCGTGGTTGATATATTGGGGAACCTCTTGGTGATCTTCTCCGTGTGCAGAAACAAGAAACTTAGAAACGCAG GGAACATATTTGTGGTGAGCTTGGCAGTAGCTGACCTGGTGGTAGCAGTCTATCCTTATCCTCTTGTGCTGGTCTCCATTTTCCACAATGGATGGAACTTGGGATTTGTCCACTGCCAGATCAGTGGATTCCTGATGGGACTGAGCGTGAttggatctatatttaacataacCGGCATTGCCATCAATCGCTACTGCTATATTTGTCACAGCCTCAAGTATGACAAGCTGTACAGTGACAAGAACTCTCTTTGTTACGTCCTTCTCATCTGGATACTGACCGTGGTCGCTATAGTGCCAAACTTTTACGTGGGCTCCCTGCAGTATGACCCCAGGGTCTACTCGTGTACGTTTGTTCAGTCGGCCAGCTCAGCGTACACCATCGCTGTGGTGTTCTTCCATTTTATTCTTCCAATAATGATTGTGTCGTACTGCTACCTGCGGATCTGGATCTTGGTGATTCAGGTGAGGAGACGTGTCAAACCCGAGTTTCGGCCCAAACTCACGCCGCACGACATAAGGAACTTCGTCACCATGTTCGTGGTGTTTGTTCTTTTTGCCGTCTGCTGGGCCCCTCTCAATTTCATCGGCTTGGCGGTCGCCATAGACCCCGGGCGGGTTGCGCCTCTCATCCCGGAGTGGTTTTTTGTATCCAGTTATTTTATGGCCTATTTCAACAGCTGCCTTAATGCCATAGTCTACGGGCTGCTCAACCAGAACTTCAGAAGAGAgtacaaaaaaattatcatcTCACTCTGTACTGCGAGGATGTTCTTCCCAGAGAGTTCAAATGATGCTGCAGAACGGGGCAAAAGCAAGCCATCCCCTTTAATGACAAACAACAACCGAGTAAAAGTAGATTCGGTATGA